In the genome of Populus alba chromosome 11, ASM523922v2, whole genome shotgun sequence, one region contains:
- the LOC140956073 gene encoding uncharacterized protein — MGQKLANNNDEYKLHERSRRKSQGIRNLHHFRYELFNNIIDMQLTEMDDHFTETSTELLLCVACLSPNDFFSTFNKEKLMRLALFYPSEFSIVDLMVLGDQLDMYIIDLCGDVEFSSIEVAIAIMKRVFFAMHIVKSRLRNRIGDKCMNDNLVVYIENDIFDKIDNEANEARNGGKMMVHAGGEGCVCEEGLIRQEGGWNFWV, encoded by the exons atgggtcaaaaattggctAACAACAATGATGAGTACAAGCTTCATGAGCGTTCAAGGCGAAAATCTCAAGGGATTAGAAACTTACACCATTTCCGTTATGAATTGTTTaacaatatcattgacatgcaaCTTACTGAGATGGATGATCATTTTACCGAGACGAGTACAGAGTTACTTCTTTGTGTGGCATGTTTAAGCCCAAATGACTTTTTCTCTACtttcaacaaagaaaagctTATGCGCCTTGCTCTTTTTTATCCTAGTGAATTTTCTATAGTGGACCTTATGGTACTTGGTGACCAACTTGATATGTATATTATTGATCTATGTGGTGATGTTGAGTTCTCTAGTATTGAAG TTGCAATTGCTATAAtgaagagagttttttttgCTATGCATATTGTCAAGAGTAGATTGCGGAACAGAATAGGAGATAAGTGTATGAATGATAATTTGGTTGTGTACATTGAGAATGATATCTTTGATAAGATTGATAATGAAGCTAATGAAGCG AGGAATGGAGGCAAGATGATGGTGCATGCCGGTGGAGAGGGCTGTGTTTGTGAGGAAGGGCTGATTCGGCAAGAAGGGGGCTGGAATTTTTGGGTATGA